In one Trichlorobacter lovleyi SZ genomic region, the following are encoded:
- a CDS encoding anaerobic ribonucleoside-triphosphate reductase activating protein, which produces MLSIGGLTPFTTIDYPGKLAAVVFCQGCPWRCSYCHNQHLLDAGQSGTVTWQEIIRFLEQRRSLLDAVVFSGGEPTMQPTLPEALQAIRRMGFLTGLHTGGPYPQRLAACLSQLDWVGMDLKAPFKLYDQITGVAGSGTLAEQSAELLRASGVSHQFRTTVDPFLLADNRIEKMRLMVEGFGAKLLLQQALLR; this is translated from the coding sequence ATGCTCAGCATCGGCGGACTGACGCCGTTCACCACCATTGATTATCCCGGCAAGCTGGCCGCAGTGGTCTTCTGCCAGGGCTGCCCCTGGCGCTGCAGCTACTGCCACAACCAGCATCTGCTGGATGCTGGCCAGTCTGGGACAGTGACGTGGCAGGAGATCATCAGGTTTCTTGAACAGCGGCGCAGCCTGCTGGATGCGGTGGTGTTCAGCGGAGGTGAACCGACTATGCAGCCCACATTGCCGGAGGCTCTGCAAGCGATACGGAGGATGGGGTTTCTGACCGGCCTCCATACCGGTGGGCCGTACCCGCAACGGCTTGCTGCCTGTCTATCGCAGCTGGATTGGGTGGGAATGGACCTGAAGGCACCCTTTAAACTGTATGATCAGATCACCGGGGTTGCCGGCAGTGGCACCCTGGCAGAACAGAGTGCAGAACTTTTACGGGCAAGCGGTGTCAGCCATCAGTTCCGCACGACGGTTGATCCGTTTTTGCTTGCAGACAACAGAATTGAAAAAATGCGGCTGATGGTTGAAGGATTTGGTGCCAAGCTGTTGTTACAACAAGCTTTGCTCCGTTAA
- a CDS encoding deoxyribodipyrimidine photo-lyase has translation MIDSRRLHNLNNCPIRPGPVVYWMSREQRVADNWGLYHAQQLALERQAALLVVFILADGFLGATLRQYGFMLQGLEQVARKLDGLNIPFLLLEGEPRHSMLQFIAQEQTGCVVCDFDPLRIKRQWFDGVAAAATVAVLEVDGHNIVPCRIASVKREFGAYTLRPKLRRVLPEFLVSIPQVVQHPFAWKKTVAIPDTEQVQIRLKPDAGVGVVPGFRPGEQAAFEALADFIAQGLNGYASRRNDPTVHGQSGLSPWLHFGHLSPQRIALAVATQGDSEDVEAMLEELIVRRELSDNFCLYCASYDTLDAAPDWAHRTLEKHRHDPRRFCYTQHEFEQAATHDLLWNAAQTEMLETGKMHGYLRMYWAKKILEWSESPEEAISTAIYLNDRYSLDGRDPNGYAGIAWSICGVHDRAWGERPVFGSIRFMSYDGCKRKFKVDEYIRHWRK, from the coding sequence ATGATCGACAGCCGGAGACTGCACAATCTGAACAACTGTCCGATCAGACCGGGGCCGGTGGTGTACTGGATGAGCAGGGAACAGCGGGTTGCTGATAACTGGGGACTGTATCATGCCCAGCAACTGGCGCTGGAACGTCAGGCAGCGCTGTTGGTGGTCTTCATCCTGGCGGACGGTTTCCTGGGGGCTACGCTGCGGCAGTACGGTTTTATGCTGCAGGGACTGGAGCAGGTTGCCCGCAAGCTGGACGGGCTGAATATACCGTTTCTGCTGCTGGAGGGGGAGCCACGGCATTCAATGCTGCAGTTCATTGCGCAAGAACAGACCGGTTGCGTGGTCTGCGACTTTGATCCGCTGCGGATCAAGCGGCAGTGGTTTGACGGCGTGGCGGCAGCCGCCACGGTGGCAGTCCTGGAAGTGGATGGCCACAATATCGTCCCGTGCAGGATTGCTTCGGTTAAACGAGAGTTCGGTGCCTATACCCTGCGGCCGAAGTTGCGGCGCGTATTGCCTGAGTTTCTGGTGTCAATTCCGCAGGTGGTGCAGCACCCGTTTGCCTGGAAAAAGACGGTCGCTATTCCTGATACAGAGCAGGTGCAGATCCGTCTGAAGCCTGATGCCGGGGTAGGGGTGGTTCCCGGCTTCAGGCCCGGTGAGCAGGCAGCGTTTGAGGCCCTGGCGGACTTTATTGCGCAAGGTCTGAACGGCTATGCATCCCGGCGTAATGATCCCACCGTGCATGGGCAGTCCGGCCTATCTCCCTGGCTGCACTTCGGCCATCTGTCACCACAACGGATTGCGCTGGCCGTTGCGACACAGGGTGATTCAGAAGATGTGGAGGCGATGCTTGAAGAGTTGATCGTAAGACGTGAACTTTCCGATAATTTCTGTTTATATTGCGCATCGTACGATACGCTTGATGCTGCACCGGACTGGGCGCACCGTACCCTGGAAAAGCACCGTCATGATCCTCGCCGATTTTGTTATACGCAGCATGAGTTTGAGCAGGCAGCCACCCATGACCTGCTCTGGAACGCTGCCCAGACTGAAATGCTGGAGACCGGCAAGATGCACGGTTATCTGCGGATGTACTGGGCCAAGAAGATTCTGGAATGGTCTGAGTCTCCGGAAGAGGCAATCAGTACAGCAATATACCTGAATGACCGCTATTCTCTTGATGGCCGCGATCCCAACGGGTACGCCGGTATTGCCTGGTCTATCTGTGGTGTCCATGACCGTGCCTGGGGGGAACGTCCGGTATTTGGCAGCATCCGCTTTATGAGCTATGATGGATGCAAACGAAAATTCAAGGTAGATGAATATATCAGGCATTGGAGGAAGTAG
- a CDS encoding cation:proton antiporter domain-containing protein, with the protein MEFNLLKDLVLLFGLALVTVVLFRQFRLPSIIGFLCTGVVAGPYALGLIKDTHQVEQMAEIGVVLLLFTIGIEFSLKELLRIKHLVLWGGGLQVGVSIGVVALLWIALGFSWQQSVFFGFLVSLSSTAILMKLLMDAGEMDSPHGKTCLGILIFQDLCVVPLMLFTPFLGGAGNGLTGIVIVSAKALVVVVVSHFSARFAVPWIFNQVVRAKSRELFILTIIFVGFGTAFLTAQVGLSLALGAFIAGLAISESEYSHQVMGDIIPFRDAFMSLFFISVGMLLDPTVVLRHPLIVVLLVAGIILIKWLVAAAAALVLGFPPKPAFISGLLLAQVGEFAFVLTHSGQQFGLLTPDQYQLFLAASVGTMALTPFSLRFAEPIAGWIAARLPTALKHGSRTTGVSHDRFPMDDHVIIVGFGVNGKNLARVLNGNGIRYIAIETNHHTVKAERKKGTRIIFGDASKPEILHHALIEKARIMVIAISDATATRRIAAIARQMRPNIHLIVRTRYVAEMEPLFQLGVNDVVPEEFETSVEIFSRVLRTYLIPHDQIDHCIAEIRRDSYQMFRTISRRHSHATGISGYLSGVELATFRVQPGSSIVGTQLRDGLLRERSGASALVIKRGDEVNSNPDPVWQFEVDDIVLVLGKPDQLVFAAHLFET; encoded by the coding sequence GTGGAGTTTAACTTGCTGAAAGATCTGGTCTTGCTGTTTGGTCTGGCCCTGGTGACGGTGGTGCTGTTCCGGCAGTTCAGGCTGCCTTCCATCATCGGTTTTCTCTGTACCGGTGTGGTGGCCGGTCCCTATGCGCTGGGGCTGATCAAGGATACCCATCAGGTTGAACAGATGGCTGAGATCGGCGTTGTTCTGCTGCTGTTTACCATCGGGATTGAGTTCTCGCTGAAGGAGCTGTTGCGGATCAAGCACCTGGTGTTGTGGGGCGGCGGTCTGCAGGTGGGGGTCTCCATCGGCGTGGTGGCCCTGCTCTGGATCGCCCTGGGTTTTTCCTGGCAGCAGTCAGTCTTTTTCGGCTTTCTGGTATCGCTCTCCTCAACCGCCATCCTGATGAAGTTGCTGATGGATGCCGGTGAGATGGATTCTCCCCACGGCAAGACCTGTCTGGGGATATTGATCTTTCAGGATCTCTGCGTCGTGCCGCTGATGTTGTTTACCCCGTTTCTCGGCGGGGCGGGCAACGGGCTGACCGGGATTGTGATCGTCTCTGCCAAGGCGCTGGTGGTGGTGGTGGTCTCCCATTTCAGCGCCCGTTTTGCCGTGCCCTGGATCTTTAATCAGGTGGTGCGGGCCAAAAGCCGTGAACTGTTTATTCTGACCATCATCTTTGTCGGCTTCGGTACCGCCTTCTTAACGGCGCAGGTCGGGCTTTCCCTGGCATTGGGGGCCTTTATTGCCGGTCTGGCCATTTCTGAATCGGAATACAGCCATCAGGTTATGGGGGACATCATTCCCTTCCGGGATGCCTTCATGAGCCTTTTTTTCATCTCGGTCGGCATGTTGCTGGACCCTACTGTGGTGTTGCGTCATCCCCTGATCGTTGTGTTGCTGGTGGCCGGTATCATTCTGATCAAGTGGCTGGTTGCCGCCGCTGCAGCTCTGGTACTCGGCTTTCCCCCCAAACCTGCCTTTATCAGCGGGCTGCTGCTGGCCCAGGTGGGTGAGTTTGCCTTTGTGCTGACCCATTCAGGACAGCAGTTCGGTCTGCTGACACCTGACCAGTACCAGCTCTTTCTGGCAGCCTCGGTCGGTACCATGGCGTTAACGCCGTTTTCCCTACGCTTTGCCGAGCCGATTGCCGGCTGGATTGCCGCCCGTTTACCGACTGCCCTGAAACACGGCAGCCGTACCACCGGCGTGAGCCATGACCGCTTCCCGATGGATGACCATGTGATCATTGTCGGCTTCGGGGTCAATGGCAAGAACCTGGCCCGGGTGCTGAACGGCAACGGGATCCGCTATATCGCCATTGAAACCAATCATCATACGGTCAAGGCTGAACGCAAAAAAGGAACCCGGATCATCTTCGGCGATGCCTCCAAGCCGGAAATTCTGCACCATGCCCTGATTGAAAAGGCCCGGATCATGGTTATTGCCATCTCCGATGCCACCGCTACCCGCAGGATTGCCGCCATTGCACGGCAGATGCGCCCCAACATCCATCTGATTGTCCGTACCCGCTATGTGGCTGAGATGGAGCCGCTTTTTCAGTTGGGGGTCAATGATGTGGTGCCGGAGGAGTTTGAAACCTCTGTTGAGATCTTTTCACGGGTGTTGCGTACCTATCTGATCCCCCATGACCAGATAGATCACTGCATTGCTGAAATCCGGCGGGACTCCTACCAGATGTTCCGCACCATCAGCCGTCGTCACAGTCATGCCACCGGCATCTCCGGCTATCTGTCCGGGGTTGAACTGGCCACTTTCCGGGTACAGCCGGGCTCCTCCATTGTCGGCACCCAACTGCGGGACGGTTTGCTGCGCGAACGTTCCGGTGCTTCTGCCCTGGTGATCAAGCGGGGAGATGAGGTCAACTCCAACCCTGATCCGGTCTGGCAGTTTGAGGTGGATGATATTGTGCTGGTGCTGGGTAAGCCTGATCAACTGGTCTTTGCGGCTCACCTGTTTGAAACTTAG
- a CDS encoding transporter: MQPVHSTTLVLCLALVTAGSAFAGPPLATDDAGTVDVGKVEIELNSSYGYDRQTVNGSTTRTNTADGEVKITTGLYKDLGISLAIPYLFNERSNLDGAVSNTDGFGDMTLEVKYRFAELAGINLAIKPTAIIPTGKYSNGLSEGRWQFGGTLIATKEFADGAYALHANLGYEYHHYREDEGTQRRNLWSGSIAGEAEVAKGLFAVADFGLATNPDKSSNELPVYALTGLRYEINDHLDVDAGIKFGLTRPETDVTALYGLVLKF, from the coding sequence ATGCAGCCAGTTCATTCAACCACCCTTGTGCTTTGTCTTGCCCTTGTAACTGCCGGTTCGGCTTTTGCCGGACCTCCCCTTGCCACTGATGATGCCGGTACGGTTGATGTCGGCAAGGTAGAGATTGAGCTGAACAGCTCCTACGGCTACGACAGGCAGACTGTTAATGGATCAACCACCAGGACCAACACCGCTGACGGAGAAGTCAAGATCACCACCGGCCTGTATAAGGATCTTGGCATCTCCCTGGCGATTCCCTACCTATTCAATGAGCGTTCCAATCTGGATGGTGCAGTGTCCAACACCGACGGTTTCGGTGACATGACCCTGGAGGTGAAATACCGCTTTGCAGAGCTGGCCGGCATCAATCTGGCGATCAAGCCCACGGCCATCATCCCCACCGGCAAGTACAGCAATGGCCTGTCCGAGGGGCGTTGGCAATTCGGCGGCACCCTGATTGCCACCAAAGAGTTTGCAGATGGCGCCTACGCCCTGCATGCCAATCTTGGGTATGAATACCACCACTACCGTGAAGATGAAGGCACACAGCGCAGAAACCTCTGGTCAGGCTCCATTGCCGGTGAGGCAGAGGTTGCCAAGGGGCTGTTTGCTGTGGCTGATTTCGGTCTGGCCACCAACCCGGACAAGAGCTCAAATGAGCTGCCGGTCTATGCCCTGACCGGTCTGCGGTACGAAATCAATGATCATCTGGATGTTGATGCCGGTATCAAGTTCGGTCTGACCAGGCCGGAGACCGACGTAACCGCACTGTACGGCCTGGTGCTGAAGTTCTAA
- a CDS encoding ribonucleoside triphosphate reductase: protein MTKPVLAAPFFVLKRDGTRAPFEASRIQSAIQRAGTATAEFGDDEAMLITSQVLKVLRHRFPQEPPTIEQIQDVVEQALISANHFATLRAYAVYREQRSRLRQDRKTVVDVTASVNEYLDQSDWRVSANANQGYSLGGLILNLSGKVIANYWLSQVYPSEVGEAHRDGSIHIHDLDMLSGYCAGWSLRMLLAEGFNGVPGKVEAAPPRHLSSAVGQIVNFLGTLQNEWAGAQAFSSFDTYLAPYIRKDSLTYEEVRQQMQELIFNLNVPSRWGTQTPFTNLTFDWTCPDDLKQQVPVIAGEEMPFTYGELQAEMDLINRVYIEVMTAGDAKGRIFTFPIPTYNITPDFPWESENAGLLFAMTARYGLPYFQNFVNSELTPNMVRSMCCRLQLDLRELLKRGNGLFGSAEQTGSLGVVTINCARLGHQHQGDEAGLLQRLDQLLEISRTSLEIKRKVIQRHIDNGLFPYTKRYLGTLRNHFSTIGVNGINEMIRNFSADQEDITTPAGHALAVRLLDHLRTKMVEFQEQTGHLYNLEATPAEGTTYRFAREDKKRFPQILQAGTADAPYYTNSSQLPVGFTDDPFEALQRQEELQRKYTGGTVLHLYLGEQVSSVEACKNLVRRSLERFRLPYVTVTPTFSICPKHGYLSGEHQFCPLCDEELSRSQSQQ, encoded by the coding sequence ATGACCAAACCCGTTCTTGCAGCACCGTTTTTCGTCCTTAAACGCGACGGCACCCGTGCCCCCTTTGAGGCTTCCCGCATCCAGTCTGCCATCCAGCGGGCAGGCACGGCCACTGCAGAGTTTGGCGATGATGAGGCCATGCTCATCACCAGTCAGGTACTGAAGGTGCTGCGCCACCGTTTTCCCCAGGAACCGCCCACCATTGAGCAGATTCAGGATGTGGTGGAACAGGCCCTGATCTCGGCCAACCACTTTGCCACCCTGCGGGCCTATGCGGTCTACCGCGAACAGCGCAGCCGTCTGCGCCAGGACCGCAAAACCGTGGTGGATGTAACCGCCTCGGTCAACGAGTACCTTGACCAGAGCGACTGGCGGGTCAGTGCCAATGCCAATCAGGGCTATTCCCTGGGGGGGCTGATCCTGAATCTGTCCGGCAAGGTGATTGCCAACTACTGGCTGAGTCAGGTCTATCCGTCAGAAGTAGGGGAGGCCCACCGCGACGGTAGCATCCATATCCATGACCTGGATATGCTGTCCGGCTACTGCGCCGGCTGGTCGTTGCGGATGCTGCTGGCCGAAGGGTTCAACGGTGTGCCGGGCAAGGTGGAGGCAGCGCCGCCCAGACATCTTTCCAGCGCCGTGGGGCAGATCGTCAACTTTCTGGGAACCCTGCAGAACGAATGGGCCGGGGCCCAGGCCTTCAGTTCTTTTGATACCTATCTGGCCCCCTATATCCGCAAGGATAGCCTGACCTACGAGGAGGTCAGACAGCAGATGCAGGAGCTGATCTTCAACCTGAACGTGCCGTCCCGCTGGGGCACCCAGACCCCCTTTACCAACCTGACCTTTGACTGGACCTGCCCGGATGATCTGAAGCAGCAGGTGCCGGTGATTGCCGGTGAAGAGATGCCGTTTACCTACGGCGAGCTGCAGGCCGAAATGGACCTTATCAACCGGGTCTATATCGAGGTGATGACTGCCGGAGATGCCAAGGGCAGGATCTTTACCTTTCCGATCCCCACCTACAACATCACCCCGGACTTCCCCTGGGAGAGCGAGAATGCCGGTCTGCTGTTTGCCATGACCGCCCGCTACGGCCTGCCGTACTTCCAGAACTTTGTCAATTCAGAGCTGACCCCCAACATGGTTCGCTCTATGTGCTGCCGCCTGCAACTTGATCTGAGGGAGCTGCTGAAACGGGGCAACGGCCTGTTCGGTTCAGCCGAGCAGACCGGGTCGCTGGGGGTGGTCACCATCAACTGCGCCCGCTTGGGGCATCAGCACCAGGGGGATGAGGCAGGGCTGCTGCAACGGCTGGATCAGCTGCTGGAAATCAGCCGCACCAGCCTGGAGATCAAGCGCAAGGTGATCCAGCGCCATATTGACAACGGCCTGTTTCCCTACACCAAGCGCTACCTGGGCACCCTGCGCAACCACTTCTCCACCATCGGGGTCAACGGCATCAATGAAATGATCCGTAACTTCAGCGCGGATCAGGAGGATATCACCACCCCGGCGGGCCACGCCCTGGCCGTACGGCTGCTGGATCACTTGCGCACAAAAATGGTGGAATTTCAGGAACAGACCGGCCACCTCTACAACCTGGAGGCCACCCCGGCGGAAGGCACCACCTACCGCTTTGCCAGAGAGGACAAGAAACGCTTCCCGCAGATCCTGCAGGCCGGTACTGCAGATGCGCCTTATTACACCAACTCATCCCAGCTTCCGGTGGGCTTTACCGATGACCCGTTTGAGGCGTTGCAACGCCAGGAAGAACTGCAGCGCAAGTATACCGGCGGCACGGTGCTGCATCTGTATCTGGGGGAACAGGTCTCCAGTGTGGAGGCCTGCAAAAATCTGGTGCGGCGCTCGCTGGAGCGGTTCAGGCTGCCCTATGTCACGGTAACGCCGACCTTTTCCATCTGCCCCAAGCATGGCTACTTAAGTGGCGAACACCAGTTCTGCCCATTGTGCGATGAAGAACTATCCCGCAGTCAATCCCAACAATAG
- a CDS encoding GGDEF domain-containing protein: MALLHINELYTGETAEIVAINSNCSDTRRLRDMGLREGRMVDMLHFDPLVSHKVVLGLDGTRLAFPLTLAAHIVVRPIKSHFETLRDMANYDQLTGCLNRHAANMILRHEIRRYADQELPLAVLMADIDHFKKVNDTFGHTAGDQILKKFAQVAGSALRRCDMLCRWGGEEFLVLLRGTVEEEAFQIADRIRRRVESITFPPYDACGLLTVSIGSAALLPGGNFEQLVAEADKALYRAKHAGRNRVATISDEC, encoded by the coding sequence TTGGCATTACTCCACATTAACGAACTATACACCGGGGAGACCGCTGAAATCGTTGCCATAAACAGCAATTGTTCAGACACCAGACGATTACGCGACATGGGGCTGCGCGAAGGCAGAATGGTGGACATGCTGCATTTTGACCCGCTGGTCAGCCACAAAGTTGTGCTGGGCCTTGACGGCACACGCCTGGCATTCCCCCTCACGCTGGCTGCCCATATTGTCGTACGACCGATCAAAAGCCACTTTGAAACGCTTCGGGATATGGCCAACTATGACCAGCTGACCGGCTGCCTGAACCGCCATGCAGCCAACATGATCCTGCGGCATGAAATACGCAGATATGCTGACCAGGAGCTGCCGCTGGCTGTGCTGATGGCAGATATTGATCATTTTAAAAAGGTAAATGATACCTTTGGTCATACTGCCGGAGACCAGATACTCAAGAAGTTTGCCCAGGTTGCGGGTAGTGCATTACGCAGATGTGATATGCTCTGCCGTTGGGGGGGTGAGGAGTTTCTGGTGTTATTGCGGGGGACCGTAGAGGAAGAGGCGTTTCAGATTGCAGACCGGATCCGCAGGCGGGTGGAAAGTATTACGTTTCCACCCTATGATGCCTGCGGTCTGCTGACCGTCAGTATCGGCAGCGCGGCCTTGCTGCCTGGCGGTAATTTTGAGCAGTTGGTTGCTGAAGCTGATAAAGCGCTTTACCGGGCAAAGCATGCAGGGAGAAACCGGGTAGCCACCATCTCTGATGAATGCTGA
- a CDS encoding 4Fe-4S dicluster domain-containing protein produces the protein MQHNQEAGALSRRGLFKVSAAFLAGVSGLATLPKQLLAAPLEGKLVTLIDLSLCDGCADRPQPACVTSCKQEKNHTIPKPVDPIPSPFPTNIIEDWSKKQEVANRLTPYNRIFVQKALVTVNGQEKNLSIPRRCMHCDNPACATICPFSANTKDKNGAVVIDQELCFGGAKCKTVCPWQIPQRQSGVGIYLKVAKEFMGNGVMYKCDLCIDRLRAGRTPACMEACPKKAMLIGPRDQIHAEAEKRAAALGGHIFGRQENGGTSTLYVSSVAFKELEQKLSPVSADPKKGQPLLKPGVKRKMAESDGLGKAVLAAPAIGLVAGLVGAFGKLSQRKAENAGKEER, from the coding sequence ATGCAACATAATCAAGAAGCAGGTGCTCTTTCACGCCGCGGCCTGTTCAAGGTTTCCGCGGCATTTCTGGCTGGTGTGAGCGGTCTAGCAACATTGCCCAAACAGCTTCTGGCAGCCCCGCTGGAAGGAAAATTGGTGACTCTGATTGACCTGTCCCTCTGTGACGGCTGTGCAGACCGGCCTCAACCGGCCTGTGTCACTTCCTGTAAACAGGAGAAGAACCATACCATCCCGAAGCCGGTTGATCCGATTCCATCACCGTTTCCCACTAACATCATTGAAGACTGGTCTAAAAAACAGGAAGTGGCAAACCGCCTGACCCCCTATAACCGGATATTTGTGCAAAAGGCACTGGTCACCGTTAATGGGCAGGAAAAGAATCTCTCCATCCCCCGGCGCTGCATGCACTGTGATAACCCTGCCTGTGCCACCATCTGCCCCTTTTCTGCCAACACCAAGGACAAAAATGGTGCCGTGGTGATTGATCAGGAGCTCTGTTTTGGCGGCGCCAAGTGCAAGACGGTCTGTCCCTGGCAGATTCCCCAGCGTCAGTCCGGAGTGGGGATTTACCTGAAGGTTGCCAAGGAGTTTATGGGCAATGGGGTGATGTATAAGTGTGATCTTTGCATTGACCGCCTGAGAGCGGGCAGGACACCGGCCTGTATGGAGGCCTGTCCGAAAAAGGCGATGCTGATCGGTCCCCGTGACCAGATCCATGCTGAAGCAGAAAAACGGGCTGCTGCGTTGGGCGGCCATATCTTTGGCAGGCAGGAAAACGGTGGCACCTCCACCCTGTATGTTTCATCGGTAGCTTTCAAAGAGCTGGAGCAGAAGCTGTCCCCGGTCTCTGCTGATCCAAAGAAGGGGCAGCCGCTGCTGAAGCCGGGTGTGAAGCGCAAGATGGCTGAGAGCGACGGACTGGGCAAGGCTGTGCTGGCTGCACCTGCCATCGGCCTGGTTGCCGGCCTGGTGGGCGCCTTTGGTAAACTATCGCAACGCAAGGCAGAAAATGCCGGGAAGGAGGAACGCTGA
- a CDS encoding formate dehydrogenase subunit gamma → MSATKLVKRHELIVMLEHWGIAISGIVLLMSGIFQLPSAARYKITAIPGFWWSGEFFFTLKLHYIASVVFVGLVLFHLVYHLLLQERAMIPQSGDVSESVKVLKTFITNQPEPPFGKYLPEQRLAYVAIAIPVLMLVISGLIKTWKNIYTPDMDRTLLLWATWVHNVGFILFFMAFLGHLAALLIKPNRPMLRGMLTGKVTREYAEHRHPLWVNEIEKKEA, encoded by the coding sequence ATGTCGGCTACGAAACTGGTAAAACGTCATGAGCTGATTGTTATGCTGGAACATTGGGGCATTGCGATCTCCGGGATAGTGCTGCTGATGAGCGGCATTTTCCAACTGCCCTCGGCTGCCCGTTACAAGATTACCGCCATTCCCGGTTTCTGGTGGTCGGGCGAGTTCTTTTTCACCCTCAAACTGCACTATATCGCTTCAGTGGTTTTTGTGGGGCTGGTGCTGTTTCACCTGGTCTACCACCTGTTGTTGCAGGAACGGGCCATGATTCCCCAAAGTGGTGACGTTTCGGAATCCGTCAAGGTGTTAAAAACCTTTATCACCAATCAGCCGGAGCCTCCCTTTGGCAAGTATCTGCCTGAGCAACGGCTGGCCTATGTGGCCATTGCAATTCCGGTGCTGATGCTGGTGATTTCCGGCCTGATCAAGACTTGGAAAAATATCTACACTCCGGACATGGACCGCACCCTGTTGCTTTGGGCCACCTGGGTGCATAACGTTGGCTTTATCCTGTTCTTTATGGCCTTTCTGGGACATCTTGCTGCCCTGTTGATCAAACCTAATCGTCCCATGCTGCGGGGGATGCTGACCGGCAAAGTAACGCGGGAGTATGCCGAGCACCGCCATCCCCTCTGGGTGAATGAAATAGAGAAAAAGGAGGCTTGA
- the nrdD gene encoding anaerobic ribonucleoside-triphosphate reductase, which translates to MNSKQPQTAIPQEQRQPCEVWTRVMGYHRPVASFNTGKKSEYADRQFFKEAACSASAD; encoded by the coding sequence ATGAACTCAAAACAACCGCAAACCGCCATCCCTCAGGAACAACGCCAACCCTGCGAGGTCTGGACCCGCGTGATGGGTTACCACCGCCCGGTGGCATCATTTAACACCGGCAAGAAGTCAGAGTATGCCGATAGACAGTTTTTCAAGGAAGCTGCATGCTCAGCATCGGCGGACTGA